In Pan paniscus chromosome 13, NHGRI_mPanPan1-v2.0_pri, whole genome shotgun sequence, one DNA window encodes the following:
- the LOC134728363 gene encoding endogenous retrovirus group K member 25 Env polyprotein-like yields the protein MDAPIEVYVNDSIWMPGSVDDRCPAQPSEEGTLFNITLGFRYPPFCLGPTNVCLSLDIQTWAVTLPSGHSVPPLGHLVSGLSLKPLGQIKTVITDYIHTSQYKPLDLRVLSTCLQMLTKLIWKDCVSSEGTMLFNSSHYTIVDWAPKGHITNDCSQGHRDCQHFLYNITYQKGSDNPPLLYRRFNSFFPLKWKGAGVAPPKPRLIVPHLGPEHSELCRLTIAMTGMRVWAGESVISKSTLSPQNIYTIYMESNKTIPLKSCVKPPYMLLVGKLHISSKTNIITCVNCYLYTCIDSSFNQYHSILIVRAREGIWLPVALHRPWESSPFIHVINNIL from the coding sequence ATGGATGCTCCTATCGAGGTCTATGTTAATGATAGTATTTGGATGCCTGGTTCTGTAGATGATCGTTGTCCTGCACAACCTTCAGAAGAAGGAACCCTTTTCAACATCACTTTAGGTTTTAGGTATCCACCTTTCTGCCTGGGACCCACTAATGTATGTCTCTCATTAGATATTCAAACTTGGGCTGTCACACTACCATCTGGTCACTCTGTCCCTCCTTTAGGACACTTGGTATCAGGGCTCTCATTAAAACCTCTAGGGCAGATCAAAACAGTAATCACTGATTATATTCACACATCCCAATATAAGCCTTTAGACCTGCGTGTCCTCTCAACTTGTCTTCAAATGCTGAcaaaattaatatggaaagacTGTGTTAGCTCAGAAGGAACCATGTTATTTAATTCTTCTCACTACACCATTGTTGATTGGGCTCCTAAAGGTCATATTACTAATGATTGCTCTCAAGGTCATAGAGATTGTCAACATTTTCTCTATAATATTACTTACCAAAAAGGTAGTGACAACCCTCCCCTATTATATCGTAGATTTAactccttttttcctcttaagtGGAAAGGGGCAGGGGTTGCGCCTCCAAAGCCAAGGCTCATTGTTCCCCACTTAGGACCTGAACATTCTGAATTATGCAGATTAACAATAGCTATGACTGGTATGAGAGTTTGGGCTGGAGAAAGTGTTATAAGTAAATCCACCTTGTCacctcaaaatatatatactatctaTATGGAGTCCAACAAAACTATACCACTTAAAAGTTGTGTTAAACCACCATATATGTTATTAGTAGGAAAGTTGCATATTAGTTCAAAAACCAACATAATTACCTGTGTTAATTGTTACTTGTATACTTGTATTGACTCATCCTTTAATCAATATCATAGTATTTTAATAGTCAGAGCCAGAGAAGGTATTTGGCTCCCCGTAGCCTTACATAGGCCTTGGGAATCTTCCCCCTTTATCCATGTTATTAACAATATTctatag